The Caldicellulosiruptor changbaiensis genome has a segment encoding these proteins:
- a CDS encoding mannose-1-phosphate guanylyltransferase codes for MEYACILSGGSGLRLWPKSRKSFPKQFLKLFGDKSFLEMTYDRIKKILPQDRIFIVTHINYRSHLKLLLPQVKDENLIFEPEQKETLACIALVCMHVLKKDPDSILGVFPSDHFISNIEKFEVNIKKGYELAKKGHIVCFGITPARAETNYGYIKKGKKIAEGLFLTERFIEKPDSKKAKYLIKSGYLWNSGIYIFKVSTFLRELKRYMPHYYDTFMRIFSAISNENYIEELKKGYKLLEKVSVDKAIMEKTKKLVVWISEFEWDDVGTWSAFERILRKDENGNVIKTEAIVSESKNCIIFSDKFVMALGVKDIILVSVEDAILICHKSKEREIKDIIQGIALNEKYKRFL; via the coding sequence ATGGAATATGCCTGTATATTATCAGGTGGTAGCGGACTTAGACTTTGGCCAAAGAGCAGAAAATCTTTTCCAAAACAATTTTTAAAGTTGTTTGGCGACAAAAGTTTTTTGGAAATGACCTATGACAGAATAAAAAAGATTTTACCTCAAGATAGAATCTTCATAGTAACACATATAAACTATCGAAGCCATCTTAAGCTGTTGCTACCCCAAGTAAAAGATGAAAACTTGATTTTTGAACCGGAACAGAAGGAGACCCTTGCGTGCATTGCTTTGGTATGCATGCACGTTTTGAAAAAAGACCCGGATAGTATATTAGGTGTGTTTCCTTCAGACCACTTTATCTCAAATATAGAAAAGTTTGAAGTTAACATAAAAAAAGGATATGAACTTGCTAAAAAAGGTCACATTGTATGTTTTGGTATCACTCCTGCAAGGGCTGAGACAAATTATGGGTATATAAAAAAGGGAAAAAAGATAGCAGAAGGTTTATTTTTGACAGAAAGATTTATAGAAAAGCCTGATAGCAAAAAAGCAAAGTATTTGATAAAGTCAGGATATCTTTGGAATAGCGGAATCTATATTTTCAAGGTCTCTACTTTTCTAAGAGAACTAAAAAGATACATGCCGCACTACTATGACACCTTTATGAGGATATTTTCAGCTATCTCAAATGAGAATTATATAGAAGAGTTGAAAAAAGGCTACAAGCTTCTTGAAAAAGTTTCTGTTGACAAGGCAATCATGGAAAAGACAAAAAAGCTTGTTGTGTGGATCTCTGAGTTTGAATGGGATGATGTTGGGACTTGGAGTGCATTTGAGAGGATTTTAAGGAAAGATGAAAATGGCAATGTCATAAAAACAGAGGCGATTGTCAGTGAATCAAAAAATTGCATAATATTTTCTGACAAGTTTGTAATGGCACTTGGGGTAAAAGACATTATTTTAGTGTCGGTTGAGGATGCAATCTTGATTTGTCATAAGTCCAAAGAAAGAGAAATCAAGGATATAATTCAAGGAATAGCTTTGAATGAAAAATACAAAAGGTTCTTATGA
- the yunB gene encoding sporulation protein YunB, which translates to MRLYGYKKRRRQKVALLLAFLISSLIIFAIIISNWLENMLIDAFEDKAKLKIVEIANASVLQILQDQKVDYDDIVKFEKSKDTSFIKIDTISLNKIISNWVLMINKRINKLTPVEVEFKLGYLFKNIFLNQFGPTLKGNVLYVSAVSYDWQSEFKSAGINQTVHRVYLNLNFEGHMLFLKKKGTLKVPQRVLIAENVYIGEVPKVYIGK; encoded by the coding sequence ATGAGATTATATGGCTACAAAAAGCGCAGACGCCAAAAGGTAGCTCTCCTTTTGGCTTTTTTAATCTCAAGTTTAATAATTTTTGCTATTATAATTTCAAATTGGCTTGAAAACATGTTAATAGATGCATTTGAAGATAAAGCAAAACTGAAAATTGTAGAGATTGCAAATGCTTCGGTCTTACAAATTCTGCAAGACCAAAAGGTTGACTATGATGACATTGTGAAGTTTGAAAAAAGCAAAGATACATCCTTTATCAAGATTGACACCATTTCCTTAAACAAGATTATATCAAATTGGGTGCTAATGATAAACAAAAGAATAAATAAGCTCACGCCAGTTGAGGTAGAGTTTAAATTAGGTTACCTTTTTAAAAACATCTTCCTTAATCAATTTGGTCCTACCTTGAAAGGAAATGTTTTGTATGTATCTGCAGTTTCATACGATTGGCAATCAGAGTTCAAGTCAGCTGGAATAAATCAGACAGTCCATAGGGTATACTTAAATTTAAATTTTGAAGGGCATATGCTATTTTTAAAAAAGAAAGGGACACTCAAAGTACCTCAGCGCGTTTTGATTGCTGAGAATGTCTATATTGGCGAAGTACCCAAAGTATATATAGGCAAATAA
- a CDS encoding prenyltransferase/squalene oxidase repeat-containing protein translates to MSLRNIYANRILSILLFLSFFFLLLSNPLLPLAAESTQVDMNESINKAVRWLAQGMNWGDDYIQQIITASNIVKTLKKYKGTEEIIAKASEWLNLQETDNVDLIARVLPCISEEKRKQLISKIVELQNSDGGWGITNEYESDILDTCLVLDSLIEIEGHDHEIQRGVSYLISAQNADGSWGFIENTEGRIYATALARMVLVKYKEIYHVDIADVLDKSAQWLLTQKNENGLWGDPDTTVYLSTFVYKALYKDRWEEVKNIPEKIALLQQPNGSWENDAYITTIALDVLQSYIDEQKVELRDVKILVNGRETKQVKAKEFVEVLPIYQGKDIEVEVAIINPEHEKIFIPKDSLGRYFWFSDVNEEGIYSAEVVLKNKNGEVIASLVKNFNVEPFIKIKSAFIEVIPGVARLYSRITPKLRINLDADVNIKDEITVRANVYDYNHNIIFNKEMMSRLQNGLNQIEIGAFEPNTKNEGEYNITVTLYYKEKEIIKRYYKFKVLKQLSSVFTSDEDFDRGIMRGVNHEEVHDQLQLNKSAEVFPYIWIANAGEGTLSKIDTRTGQEIARYRTGPDSSTSPSRTAIDKEGNCWVANRGNGTVVKIALSGGIDKNKNGKIDTSYDVNNNGRIDSNEILPWGEDEAVLAVVQVGSSNSIPRAVAIDKEDRVWVGLYNERKFVVLNSDGTKTGIEINVPYGPYGATIDSNGILWAATLGSAIMKIDTNNNTYVKSYSVGGTTYGIVVDKKGIVWSPSFTSSGGIIRFDPVTEQYSIHYGDGSYGRGVAVDNEGNIWAAYSGNHVLNKFSPDGKFLMSVKLYPNGQGPIGVGVDGEGYVWAVNYSTSNAAKIKTDGTIVGFYPVGASPYTYSDMTGFHLKNITAHEGTWTVIHDEGEENCRWKSISWHEKKPAGTDITVSAKAANTLEELESKPYIQVQNNVEIKDLIGRFVQVEVKLKTSNLETPILEDISINSYNRAPIADAGDDITVQAGPDGKAKVLLDGTGSYDPDGDNLTYKWIWDGGQAEGNQPEIILPEGTTKIMLVVNDGKVESEPDFVNVTVVGTNSLKTDLFTDKYEYERGETVNISIYGENSSNLKTQWKLRVDILDRNKNLVANVVNDIPVELYEGEKKNILCKWETGTTLAGYYIVRATWKKENVIAAVNECNFVIKPDGEIYNRVVTDKVEYCADEDVNITETIKNGSTNSIEKGLTVKTKIINLNGEEVWSKVTNIEEILQGETKTIKSSWNTSKSSLGDYTVVSEVYKGNEVIAKTTTMFRIIGSTYKGLRGELEVKPRVIRSTDDVIFDYVLTNTGNTEIGAITSQVKIINPVSMEMVDTLTENNINIGVGQSVYISNTWKHAPLKRGTYLVILDVVYDTEKVTLDSDYILVKGSEKLSSPAFGYTLFSSSSVNPLEIYVYEGCVNGDVHSNSNIQSAGTTLNINGTCSSVGVINTWFQTTNICNVLSNAPDVDIPNVVEEIRSKAQQSATTVNEMRIIDYGNGINIPGNVISESCIEVNGNDLTIGGYLISKNNISFNLRSVKSSCENGIVICSENGDINIHASEVELKGIIYAPNGTVYINVNKFKLTGRIYAKSIKITCSHFEATPTARDIEMLEP, encoded by the coding sequence ATGAGCTTGAGAAACATATATGCAAATCGAATTTTATCAATATTACTGTTTTTATCATTTTTCTTTTTACTGCTGTCAAATCCATTGTTACCTTTGGCAGCAGAATCAACACAGGTTGACATGAACGAAAGCATAAACAAAGCAGTTCGATGGTTAGCACAAGGCATGAACTGGGGAGATGATTATATTCAGCAGATAATAACAGCTTCAAACATTGTGAAAACTCTAAAAAAATACAAGGGAACTGAGGAAATTATAGCTAAAGCATCAGAATGGTTAAATTTACAAGAGACAGATAATGTAGACTTAATAGCAAGGGTGTTACCTTGCATATCAGAAGAAAAAAGAAAACAATTAATTTCAAAAATAGTGGAACTCCAAAATTCTGATGGTGGCTGGGGAATAACCAATGAATACGAAAGTGACATTTTAGATACATGCTTAGTGCTTGACAGTTTAATTGAAATTGAAGGACACGACCACGAAATTCAACGTGGAGTCAGTTATTTGATTTCAGCGCAGAATGCAGATGGAAGCTGGGGGTTTATAGAAAATACAGAAGGTCGTATTTATGCAACAGCATTAGCAAGGATGGTATTAGTGAAGTACAAAGAAATATATCATGTTGATATTGCTGACGTATTGGATAAATCTGCTCAATGGTTGTTAACTCAAAAGAACGAAAACGGCTTGTGGGGTGATCCAGATACTACAGTATATCTATCTACTTTTGTATACAAAGCATTATATAAGGATAGATGGGAAGAAGTTAAGAACATTCCTGAAAAGATAGCTTTGCTTCAACAGCCCAATGGAAGTTGGGAGAATGATGCGTATATAACAACAATTGCGTTAGATGTTTTGCAAAGTTATATTGACGAACAAAAAGTAGAATTAAGAGATGTAAAAATTCTAGTTAATGGGAGAGAAACTAAACAAGTAAAAGCAAAAGAGTTTGTAGAAGTGCTTCCGATTTACCAGGGGAAGGATATTGAAGTTGAGGTGGCAATAATTAATCCGGAACATGAGAAGATATTTATTCCAAAAGATAGCTTGGGAAGGTATTTTTGGTTTTCAGATGTAAATGAAGAAGGTATCTATAGTGCAGAAGTTGTGTTAAAAAATAAAAATGGTGAAGTTATTGCATCATTAGTGAAAAATTTCAATGTTGAGCCTTTTATAAAAATTAAAAGCGCATTTATAGAAGTAATACCTGGAGTTGCAAGGTTGTATAGCAGAATAACACCAAAATTGCGTATCAATTTAGATGCAGATGTTAACATAAAAGATGAAATTACAGTTAGAGCAAATGTTTACGACTATAACCATAACATTATTTTTAATAAAGAGATGATGTCGAGATTACAAAATGGTTTAAATCAAATTGAAATAGGTGCTTTTGAACCAAATACAAAGAATGAAGGAGAATATAACATTACAGTCACTCTGTATTACAAAGAAAAAGAAATTATAAAGAGATATTACAAATTTAAAGTATTAAAGCAGCTTAGTTCCGTTTTCACATCAGATGAGGATTTTGATAGAGGTATTATGAGAGGAGTCAATCATGAAGAAGTTCATGATCAGCTCCAGCTTAATAAATCTGCTGAAGTATTTCCATATATTTGGATTGCTAATGCGGGTGAGGGAACTTTATCCAAAATTGATACAAGGACAGGGCAAGAAATAGCAAGATATAGAACAGGTCCAGATAGTTCTACAAGTCCATCAAGAACAGCAATTGATAAAGAAGGAAACTGTTGGGTAGCAAACAGAGGTAATGGAACGGTTGTAAAGATAGCTTTATCGGGTGGAATTGATAAAAATAAAAATGGAAAAATAGATACGTCATATGATGTAAACAATAATGGTAGGATTGACTCAAATGAAATTTTGCCATGGGGAGAAGATGAAGCGGTTTTGGCAGTTGTTCAAGTTGGTAGTTCAAATAGTATACCAAGAGCTGTTGCAATAGACAAAGAAGACAGAGTGTGGGTTGGATTATATAATGAGCGGAAATTTGTTGTGTTAAATTCGGACGGAACAAAAACAGGAATTGAAATAAATGTTCCATATGGACCTTATGGTGCGACAATCGATTCTAATGGTATTTTATGGGCAGCTACACTAGGTTCTGCAATTATGAAAATTGATACTAATAACAATACCTATGTGAAGAGTTATTCTGTTGGTGGAACAACTTACGGAATTGTAGTAGATAAGAAAGGGATTGTATGGTCACCTTCATTTACTTCTTCAGGGGGAATTATAAGATTTGATCCAGTTACCGAGCAGTATTCGATCCATTATGGAGATGGTTCATATGGAAGAGGAGTGGCAGTTGATAATGAGGGTAATATTTGGGCAGCATATTCTGGTAATCATGTATTAAACAAATTTTCACCGGATGGGAAATTCTTGATGTCTGTAAAACTTTACCCCAACGGACAAGGCCCTATTGGTGTTGGAGTAGACGGAGAGGGATATGTATGGGCAGTTAATTATTCGACAAGTAACGCAGCAAAGATTAAAACCGATGGAACAATCGTTGGTTTTTACCCTGTTGGTGCTAGTCCATATACGTATAGTGATATGACAGGCTTTCATCTTAAAAATATTACTGCACATGAGGGGACATGGACAGTGATTCATGATGAAGGAGAGGAAAATTGTAGATGGAAGAGTATCAGTTGGCATGAGAAAAAGCCTGCAGGAACAGATATTACTGTAAGTGCGAAAGCTGCTAATACTTTAGAAGAGTTAGAATCCAAACCTTACATCCAGGTTCAAAATAATGTCGAAATTAAAGACTTAATTGGCAGGTTTGTTCAAGTAGAAGTAAAATTAAAAACTTCTAATTTAGAAACACCGATATTAGAAGATATATCAATTAACAGTTATAATAGAGCACCAATAGCAGATGCAGGTGATGATATAACAGTTCAAGCAGGGCCAGATGGAAAAGCCAAAGTGCTGTTAGATGGGACAGGTTCATACGATCCAGATGGCGACAATTTAACATACAAATGGATATGGGACGGAGGCCAGGCAGAGGGGAACCAGCCAGAGATTATTCTACCTGAGGGAACTACTAAAATAATGCTTGTAGTAAATGATGGGAAAGTTGAATCAGAACCGGATTTTGTTAATGTAACTGTTGTTGGTACAAACAGTTTGAAAACTGACCTATTTACTGACAAATATGAATATGAAAGAGGAGAAACTGTAAATATAAGTATATATGGTGAAAATAGCAGCAATTTAAAGACACAGTGGAAATTGAGAGTAGATATTTTAGATAGGAATAAAAATTTGGTTGCAAATGTTGTTAATGACATACCAGTTGAGCTGTATGAGGGTGAGAAGAAAAACATATTATGCAAATGGGAAACAGGAACAACATTAGCTGGTTATTATATTGTAAGAGCTACTTGGAAAAAAGAAAATGTTATAGCTGCTGTCAATGAATGCAATTTTGTTATCAAACCTGATGGGGAAATTTATAACAGAGTGGTTACTGATAAAGTGGAATATTGTGCTGATGAAGATGTGAACATAACTGAAACAATCAAAAATGGCAGTACAAACAGTATTGAAAAGGGGCTTACTGTAAAGACAAAAATTATTAATTTAAATGGTGAAGAAGTATGGAGTAAAGTTACTAATATTGAGGAAATACTTCAGGGTGAGACAAAAACTATAAAAAGTTCGTGGAATACTTCAAAGAGTAGTTTAGGAGATTACACGGTTGTTTCAGAGGTATACAAAGGCAATGAAGTAATCGCAAAAACTACCACAATGTTCAGAATTATCGGAAGTACTTATAAAGGGCTAAGAGGAGAGCTTGAAGTCAAACCAAGAGTTATACGCTCAACAGATGATGTTATATTCGACTATGTTCTTACAAATACAGGGAATACAGAAATTGGTGCTATTACTTCGCAAGTAAAAATTATTAATCCTGTAAGTATGGAGATGGTTGATACATTAACAGAAAACAATATAAATATAGGAGTTGGTCAAAGTGTATATATTAGTAATACATGGAAACATGCTCCATTAAAAAGAGGAACATATTTAGTAATTCTTGATGTTGTTTATGATACAGAAAAAGTAACATTAGACAGTGATTATATACTTGTAAAAGGTTCAGAGAAATTATCAAGTCCAGCATTTGGTTATACCTTATTTTCGTCGAGCAGTGTAAATCCATTGGAGATTTATGTTTATGAAGGCTGTGTAAATGGAGATGTTCATAGCAATAGCAATATTCAATCTGCTGGGACAACGTTGAATATAAACGGCACCTGTTCAAGTGTTGGTGTAATAAACACATGGTTCCAGACAACAAACATATGTAATGTGCTAAGTAATGCTCCTGATGTAGATATACCTAACGTAGTAGAAGAAATTAGAAGTAAAGCTCAACAAAGTGCAACCACCGTAAATGAGATGAGGATTATTGATTATGGAAATGGAATCAATATACCAGGAAACGTCATAAGTGAAAGTTGTATTGAAGTGAATGGGAATGATCTTACAATTGGCGGTTATTTGATATCTAAGAACAATATTTCATTTAATTTAAGAAGTGTAAAAAGCAGCTGTGAGAATGGAATTGTTATTTGTTCAGAAAATGGGGATATAAACATACATGCTTCAGAAGTAGAATTAAAAGGAATTATATATGCTCCTAATGGGACGGTATATATAAATGTGAATAAATTCAAATTAACAGGAAGAATTTATGCCAAGAGTATTAAAATAACATGCTCGCATTTTGAAGCAACACCAACAGCACGTGATATTGAGATGCTAGAACCTTGA
- a CDS encoding V-type ATP synthase subunit I domain-containing protein yields the protein MLSNSAFTRVVVILKGIEEKDRVPFGYVKVQAIVDTVDLEVVLQGIEEKEEKIALMGIVKRTDKFCPVFFCHLQSPQKATISQLLSTSRFNMFGSGYQLKEIMGFAIIKERKGKRKLLLIGSIDEKDLYTLEKDTLEELEEGKKKEEKKGVKNGNDKTLDETSLNENLYYHHLVAQNNLDTESKKDQEDGEKKFADNSSEDSNLQVFEVISQKAEESGEETNVNEINKRSDEKEELPAIIEKLTEEIEKLENEREKEKIIEKIDSTEDVQPELEKNYCILEFGDKRTWRRIFEELKEKCEKFEPFSDDKVKWMKVDKKDIFRFSNLHPFLYIISNPFVFRLVSDQGYLVIGYKRSKKKKDRIEILVPGEYSEDTEKKAKAFGFSEFVTKDGKVMEGKEGYFKMTLELIEKEE from the coding sequence TTGCTTTCAAATTCTGCATTTACAAGGGTTGTGGTCATCTTAAAGGGAATAGAAGAAAAAGATAGAGTTCCTTTTGGGTATGTCAAAGTTCAAGCAATTGTTGATACGGTGGATTTGGAAGTTGTACTCCAGGGGATTGAAGAAAAAGAAGAAAAAATAGCTTTAATGGGCATTGTAAAAAGAACGGATAAGTTTTGTCCGGTATTCTTTTGCCATTTGCAAAGCCCACAAAAGGCTACAATCTCACAACTGCTTTCAACAAGCAGGTTCAATATGTTTGGGTCTGGTTATCAGCTAAAGGAGATTATGGGTTTTGCCATTATAAAAGAAAGAAAAGGGAAAAGAAAACTATTGCTCATTGGAAGTATTGATGAAAAAGACCTTTATACATTGGAAAAGGATACTTTGGAGGAGCTTGAAGAAGGCAAGAAAAAGGAAGAGAAAAAAGGCGTAAAGAACGGAAATGATAAAACTTTAGACGAAACTTCTTTAAATGAAAACTTGTATTACCACCATCTTGTAGCTCAAAATAATTTAGATACAGAATCTAAAAAGGATCAAGAAGATGGTGAAAAGAAGTTTGCAGACAATAGCTCAGAGGATTCAAACTTGCAGGTATTTGAAGTGATATCCCAAAAGGCAGAAGAAAGTGGCGAAGAAACCAACGTGAATGAAATTAATAAGCGCTCTGACGAAAAAGAAGAACTTCCCGCAATAATTGAAAAACTTACGGAGGAGATTGAAAAGTTAGAAAATGAAAGGGAAAAAGAAAAAATCATCGAAAAAATAGATTCTACAGAAGATGTTCAGCCTGAGCTTGAAAAAAACTACTGCATTTTAGAATTTGGTGATAAAAGAACGTGGAGGAGAATATTTGAAGAATTAAAAGAAAAGTGCGAAAAGTTTGAGCCTTTTTCTGATGATAAAGTCAAGTGGATGAAAGTTGACAAAAAAGACATCTTTAGATTTTCAAATTTGCACCCATTTTTATATATAATTTCTAATCCATTTGTTTTTAGACTTGTCTCAGATCAAGGGTATTTAGTAATTGGATATAAGCGGTCTAAGAAGAAAAAGGACAGAATAGAAATTTTAGTTCCTGGTGAGTATTCAGAAGATACAGAAAAGAAGGCAAAGGCTTTTGGGTTTTCAGAGTTTGTTACAAAAGATGGCAAGGTCATGGAAGGCAAGGAAGGTTACTTTAAGATGACCTTAGAGCTCATAGAAAAGGAAGAATAA